From Suncus etruscus isolate mSunEtr1 chromosome 6, mSunEtr1.pri.cur, whole genome shotgun sequence, one genomic window encodes:
- the NMD3 gene encoding 60S ribosomal export protein NMD3: MEYVTEAPVHTPGHILCCECGVPISPNPANICVACLRSKVDISQGIPKQVSISFCKQCQRYFQPPGTWIQCALESRELLALCLKKIKAPLSKVRLVDAGFIWTEPHSKRLKVKLTIQKEVMNGAILQQVFVVEYIVQPQMCGDCHRVEAKDFWKAVIQVRQKTLHKKTFYYLEQLILKHGMYQNTLRIKEIHDGLDFYYSSKQHAQKMVEFLHCTVPCRYKTSQRLISQDIRSNIYNYKSTFSVEIVPICKDNVVCLSPKLAHSLGNMNQICVCVRVTNTIHLIDPNTLQVADIDGNTFWSNPFNSLCHPKQLEEFIVMECSIIQDLKRNAGAGMISKKHTLGEVWVQKTSEMDTDKQYFCRTHLGHLLNPGDLVLGFDLANCNINDEYVNKMDSNRVPDVVLIKKSYDRTKRQRRRNWKLKELARDRENMDTDDERHYQDFLEDLEEDEAIRKNVNIYRDAAIPVESDTDDEGAPRISLAEMLEDLHISKDATGEEGASMMTQ, translated from the exons ATGGAGTATGTGACGGAAGCTCCCGTCCACACCCCTGGGCACAT CTTGTGCTGTGAGTGTGGTGTCCCAATTAGTCCAAATCCTGCCAATATTTGTGTTGCCTGTTTAAGAAGTAAAGTAGACATCAGCCAAGGCATTCCAAAACAGGTCTCTATCTCTTTCTGCAAACAGTGCCAAAG ATATTTTCAGCCACCAGGTACTTGGATACAATGTGCATTAGAATCCAGGGAGCTTCTTGCTTtgtgtttgaaaaaaatcaaagcccCTCTGAGTAAG gtaCGACTTGTAGATGCAGGCTTTATTTGGACTGAGCCCCATTCGAAGAGACTTAAAGTTAAACTGACAATTCAAAAAGAG gtgATGAATGGTGCTATCCTTCAGCAAGTGTTTGTAGTGGAATATATTGTTCAGCCACAGATGTGTGGAGACTGCCATAGAGTAGAAGCCAAGGATTTTTGGAAGGCTGTGATTCAAGTGAggcaaaag ACTCTACACAAAAAAACTTTCTACTATTTGGAACAATTGATTTTGAAACATGGAATGTATCAGAATACACTTCGTATCAAAGAGATTCATg atggTCTGGATTTCTATTATTCTTCAAAACAACATGCCCAGAAGATGGTAGAATTTCTTCATTGTACAGTTCCCTGTAG ATACAAAACATCACAGAGATTGATCTCTCAGGATATCCGtagtaatatatataattataagagCACCTTTTCTGTGGAAATTGTTCCAATATGCAAG GATAATGTTGTTTGTCTGTCTCCAAAACTGGCACATAGCCTGGGAAATATGAaccagatttgtgtgtgtgttcgaGTAACCAACACTATCCATCTCATAGATCCAAATACTCTACAAG tTGCTGATATTGATGGAAACACTTTTTGGAGTAACCCTTTCAATAGTTTATGTCATCCTAAACAACTAGAAGAGTTTATTGTGATGGAATGCAGCATCATTCAAGATCTAAAGCGCAATGCAGGTGCTGGAATGATATCCAAAAAG CATACCCTCGGGGAAGTCTGGGTACAAAAAACGTCTGAGATGGATACagataaacaatatttttgtCGCACTCATTTGGGACATCTGCTAAATCCTGGAGACCTGGTGTTGGG atttgATTTGGCCAACTGTAACATAAATGATGAATATGTCAACAAAATGGACTCAAATAGAGTCCCAGATGTG GTATTAATTAAGAAGAGTTATGACCGAACCAAACGACAGCGCCGTAGAAACTGGAAACTTAAAGAGCTTGCAAGAGATAGAGAAAACATGGATACAGATGATGAAAG GCACTACCAAGACTTTCTTGAGGATCTTGAAGAAGATGAAGCAATTAGAAAAAATGTCAACATTTACAGAG